One window of the Eucalyptus grandis isolate ANBG69807.140 chromosome 6, ASM1654582v1, whole genome shotgun sequence genome contains the following:
- the LOC108960305 gene encoding probable disease resistance protein At4g27220 isoform X1 yields the protein MPRPLNAEEEEPNTEVPQEDLSNMPRPLNAEEEAPNTEVPQEDLSNMPRPLNAEEEEPNTEVPQGEMPRALDPLSVVEVLPNNMRKSNFCENEYVGDTKRIKAQFAGVGGCGILGCKVFNDRVRSEAPEVLKGERAVESSKRQGNDEGSSNLTQSSHQSLTVGSEVARCKTSFVAMPYLSYGAGSSAFLPSAETNFPNQSGSALTNIPRPLNAKEGELNTEVPHGARTHLGLAKSQRGTRGLADANMTSLKRKLEELISSRRADMNELKSKWTRTEEEYGSVVRAIREGISFPPEKVAEVEGLCKEVKQILLVPGRFRQEATVRCRKTSPSVTIEELVGKETLQKVDEIVCFIMQSKDFVIGVYGMGGVGKTAILRNVYNRLLEYCALDVFWVDVPQDFSVYALQEAIANAVGLDNLSNEKDLKRRASLLCGHLKVKKRPILILDGLWMHFEVKDVGIPVGMGRLGLVVTTRSLDVCRMMLCQKQMKIELLKEEDSWRLFSRTRGFAGELSGQVGQIARSLLNRCSGLPLGIIEIATRTRGAKEHDWRCMLQNLEDFRLELDVFKRLQLSYLNLGNEQVQQCFLHLILCFGDFLSADGRKFCIESLIDEGLLGGIATRNILYERGNEILGKIEGAGLLDFEEGDRCLHPLTRDMALHMVPSTTHMFKAIMGLREIPKDVFWTDRLEKVFLHGNKIEEIPYGISPNCPKLTRLSLHSNSTLAVIHGSFFGHLKGLTVLDLSCTGITELPDSISELESLEALLLQGCSSLRFIPYVGKLRSLRKLDLTECRSLGEVPEGMEMLANLRCLALLLAEIQTLPEGVLGSW from the exons AGGATTTGTCTAACATGCCACGCCCACTGAATGCAGAAGAGGAAGAACCCAATACAGAGGTTCCCCAAG GGGAAATGCCGAGAGCATTGGATCCACTTTCAGTTGTTGAGGTTCTGCCTAATAACATGCGGAAGTCTAACTTCTGCGAGAATGAGTACGTTGGAGACACGAAGAGGATCAAGGCGCAGTTTGCTGGGGTAGGAGGATGTGGAATTCTTGGCTGTAAGGTCTTCAATGACCGAGTGAGATCAGAAGCACCAGAGGTGCTGAAGGGTGAAAGAGCAGTGGAATCGAGCAAGAGACAAGGCAATGATGAAGGTTCATCCAACCTCACACAGAGTTCGCATCAGTCCTTGACTGTGGGCAGTGAAGTTGCTCGGTGTAAGACTTCATTTGTTGCCATGCCGTACCTGAGCTATGGTGCAGGTTCGTCAGCCTTTCTTCCATCGGCTGAGACGAATTTTCCCAATCAGTCTGGTTCTGCTTTAACCAACATACCACGCCCGCTGAATGCCAAAGAGGGAGAACTCAATACAGAGGTTCCACATG GTGCGAGAACGCATCTTGGACTGGCTAAGAGTCAACGAGGTACCCGTGGGCTTGCCGACGCGAATATGACGTCTCTCAAAAGAAAGCTAGAAGAACTCATCAGCAGTCGCCGAGCGGACATGAACGAGCTGAAGTCGAAGTGGACGAGGACAGAAGAAGAATATGGGAGTGTGGTTCGGGCAATCAGAGAAGGAATATCTTTTCCACCGGAGAAAGTAGCAGAGGTGGAAGGGCTGTGCAAAGAAGTCAAACAGATTCTTCTAGTTCCAGGAAGATTTCGGCAAGAGGCGACGGTTAGATGTCGCAAAACATCTCCCTCGGTGACAATAGAAGAATTAGTAGGCAAAGAAACTCTGCAGAAGGTGGATGAGATTGTTTGCTTTATAATGCAGAGCAAGGATTTCGTAATTGGTGTTTATGGTATGGGCGGAGTGGGCAAGACGGCCATTTTGAGGAATGTCTATAATAGACTCCTTGAGTATTGTGCATTGGATGTATTCTGGGTTGATGTACCTCAGGATTTTAGTGTTTATGCGCTACAAGAAGCGATTGCCAATGCAGTCGGACtagacaatctttcaaatgaGAAGGACTTGAAAAGAAGGGCGAGCCTATTGTGTGGACATCtgaaggtgaagaagagacCCATCCTTATTTTAGATGGCCTTTGGATGCACTTTGAAGTTAAGGATGTGGGTATTCCGGTTGGAATGGGCAGACTAGGGTTGGTAGTGACAACTCGATCACTAGATGTGTGTCGTATGATGCTCTGTCAAAAGCAAATGAAGATAGAACTTCTCAAGGAGGAAGATTCTTGGAGGTTATTTTCAAGGACGCGTGGCTTTGCGGGAGAACTATCTGGGCAAGTTGGACAAATTGCAAGGTCTCTTCTTAATAGGTGTTCTGGTTTGCCACTTGGGATCATTGAGATTGCAACTCGCACGAGAGGAGCGAAAGAGcatgattggagatgcatgtTGCAAAATTTAGAAGACTTCAGGCTGGAGCTTGACGTGTTCAAGAGACTGCAGCTCAGTTACTTGAACTTGGGTAATGAACAAGTGCAACAGTGTTTCCTGCATTTAATCCTTTGTTTTGGAGATTTCCTTTCAGCAGATGGCAGAAagttttgcatagagtctttgATAGATGAGGGTTTGTTAGGTGGAATTGCCACCAGGAATATACTGTACGAACGGGGTAACGAAATATTGGGTAAAATAGAAGGGGCTGGCCTGTTGGATTTTGAAGAAGGGGATCGGTGTCTACACCCATTGACAAGGGACATGGCATTGCATATGGTGCCGAGCACAACTCACATGTTTAAGGCCATTATGGGTTTGAGAGAAATACCGAAGGACGTATTCTGGACCGATCGTCTAGAGAAAGTCTTTTTACATGgcaacaaaatagaagaaatccCATACGGCATATCGCCAAATTGCCCTAAACTGACGAGGCTGTCTTTGCATAGCAATTCCACCTTGGCAGTCATCCATGGATCTTTCTTTGGACATCTAAAGGGGCTGACTGTTCTAGATCTCAGCTGCACCGGAATCACGGAATTACCGGACTCCATCTCTGAGTTGGAGAGCTTGGAAGCACTGTTACTGCAAGGTTGTTCCTCATTGCGTTTTATTCCTTATGTAGGAAAGTTGCGATCCCTAAGAAAGTTGGACCTCACTGAGTGTAGAAGTCTTGGAGAAGTGCCAGAGGGCATGGAGATGTTGGCAAACCTGAGGTGCCTCGCCCTACTTCTTGCAGAGATCCAGACATTACCGGAGGGAGTGTTGGGAAGCTGGTGA
- the LOC108960305 gene encoding probable disease resistance protein At4g27220 isoform X2, which translates to MPRPLNAEEEAPNTEVPQEDLSNMPRPLNAEEEEPNTEVPQGEMPRALDPLSVVEVLPNNMRKSNFCENEYVGDTKRIKAQFAGVGGCGILGCKVFNDRVRSEAPEVLKGERAVESSKRQGNDEGSSNLTQSSHQSLTVGSEVARCKTSFVAMPYLSYGAGSSAFLPSAETNFPNQSGSALTNIPRPLNAKEGELNTEVPHGARTHLGLAKSQRGTRGLADANMTSLKRKLEELISSRRADMNELKSKWTRTEEEYGSVVRAIREGISFPPEKVAEVEGLCKEVKQILLVPGRFRQEATVRCRKTSPSVTIEELVGKETLQKVDEIVCFIMQSKDFVIGVYGMGGVGKTAILRNVYNRLLEYCALDVFWVDVPQDFSVYALQEAIANAVGLDNLSNEKDLKRRASLLCGHLKVKKRPILILDGLWMHFEVKDVGIPVGMGRLGLVVTTRSLDVCRMMLCQKQMKIELLKEEDSWRLFSRTRGFAGELSGQVGQIARSLLNRCSGLPLGIIEIATRTRGAKEHDWRCMLQNLEDFRLELDVFKRLQLSYLNLGNEQVQQCFLHLILCFGDFLSADGRKFCIESLIDEGLLGGIATRNILYERGNEILGKIEGAGLLDFEEGDRCLHPLTRDMALHMVPSTTHMFKAIMGLREIPKDVFWTDRLEKVFLHGNKIEEIPYGISPNCPKLTRLSLHSNSTLAVIHGSFFGHLKGLTVLDLSCTGITELPDSISELESLEALLLQGCSSLRFIPYVGKLRSLRKLDLTECRSLGEVPEGMEMLANLRCLALLLAEIQTLPEGVLGSW; encoded by the exons AGGATTTGTCTAACATGCCACGCCCACTGAATGCAGAAGAGGAAGAACCCAATACAGAGGTTCCCCAAG GGGAAATGCCGAGAGCATTGGATCCACTTTCAGTTGTTGAGGTTCTGCCTAATAACATGCGGAAGTCTAACTTCTGCGAGAATGAGTACGTTGGAGACACGAAGAGGATCAAGGCGCAGTTTGCTGGGGTAGGAGGATGTGGAATTCTTGGCTGTAAGGTCTTCAATGACCGAGTGAGATCAGAAGCACCAGAGGTGCTGAAGGGTGAAAGAGCAGTGGAATCGAGCAAGAGACAAGGCAATGATGAAGGTTCATCCAACCTCACACAGAGTTCGCATCAGTCCTTGACTGTGGGCAGTGAAGTTGCTCGGTGTAAGACTTCATTTGTTGCCATGCCGTACCTGAGCTATGGTGCAGGTTCGTCAGCCTTTCTTCCATCGGCTGAGACGAATTTTCCCAATCAGTCTGGTTCTGCTTTAACCAACATACCACGCCCGCTGAATGCCAAAGAGGGAGAACTCAATACAGAGGTTCCACATG GTGCGAGAACGCATCTTGGACTGGCTAAGAGTCAACGAGGTACCCGTGGGCTTGCCGACGCGAATATGACGTCTCTCAAAAGAAAGCTAGAAGAACTCATCAGCAGTCGCCGAGCGGACATGAACGAGCTGAAGTCGAAGTGGACGAGGACAGAAGAAGAATATGGGAGTGTGGTTCGGGCAATCAGAGAAGGAATATCTTTTCCACCGGAGAAAGTAGCAGAGGTGGAAGGGCTGTGCAAAGAAGTCAAACAGATTCTTCTAGTTCCAGGAAGATTTCGGCAAGAGGCGACGGTTAGATGTCGCAAAACATCTCCCTCGGTGACAATAGAAGAATTAGTAGGCAAAGAAACTCTGCAGAAGGTGGATGAGATTGTTTGCTTTATAATGCAGAGCAAGGATTTCGTAATTGGTGTTTATGGTATGGGCGGAGTGGGCAAGACGGCCATTTTGAGGAATGTCTATAATAGACTCCTTGAGTATTGTGCATTGGATGTATTCTGGGTTGATGTACCTCAGGATTTTAGTGTTTATGCGCTACAAGAAGCGATTGCCAATGCAGTCGGACtagacaatctttcaaatgaGAAGGACTTGAAAAGAAGGGCGAGCCTATTGTGTGGACATCtgaaggtgaagaagagacCCATCCTTATTTTAGATGGCCTTTGGATGCACTTTGAAGTTAAGGATGTGGGTATTCCGGTTGGAATGGGCAGACTAGGGTTGGTAGTGACAACTCGATCACTAGATGTGTGTCGTATGATGCTCTGTCAAAAGCAAATGAAGATAGAACTTCTCAAGGAGGAAGATTCTTGGAGGTTATTTTCAAGGACGCGTGGCTTTGCGGGAGAACTATCTGGGCAAGTTGGACAAATTGCAAGGTCTCTTCTTAATAGGTGTTCTGGTTTGCCACTTGGGATCATTGAGATTGCAACTCGCACGAGAGGAGCGAAAGAGcatgattggagatgcatgtTGCAAAATTTAGAAGACTTCAGGCTGGAGCTTGACGTGTTCAAGAGACTGCAGCTCAGTTACTTGAACTTGGGTAATGAACAAGTGCAACAGTGTTTCCTGCATTTAATCCTTTGTTTTGGAGATTTCCTTTCAGCAGATGGCAGAAagttttgcatagagtctttgATAGATGAGGGTTTGTTAGGTGGAATTGCCACCAGGAATATACTGTACGAACGGGGTAACGAAATATTGGGTAAAATAGAAGGGGCTGGCCTGTTGGATTTTGAAGAAGGGGATCGGTGTCTACACCCATTGACAAGGGACATGGCATTGCATATGGTGCCGAGCACAACTCACATGTTTAAGGCCATTATGGGTTTGAGAGAAATACCGAAGGACGTATTCTGGACCGATCGTCTAGAGAAAGTCTTTTTACATGgcaacaaaatagaagaaatccCATACGGCATATCGCCAAATTGCCCTAAACTGACGAGGCTGTCTTTGCATAGCAATTCCACCTTGGCAGTCATCCATGGATCTTTCTTTGGACATCTAAAGGGGCTGACTGTTCTAGATCTCAGCTGCACCGGAATCACGGAATTACCGGACTCCATCTCTGAGTTGGAGAGCTTGGAAGCACTGTTACTGCAAGGTTGTTCCTCATTGCGTTTTATTCCTTATGTAGGAAAGTTGCGATCCCTAAGAAAGTTGGACCTCACTGAGTGTAGAAGTCTTGGAGAAGTGCCAGAGGGCATGGAGATGTTGGCAAACCTGAGGTGCCTCGCCCTACTTCTTGCAGAGATCCAGACATTACCGGAGGGAGTGTTGGGAAGCTGGTGA
- the LOC108960305 gene encoding probable disease resistance protein At4g27220 isoform X3: MPRPLNAEEEEPNTEVPQGEMPRALDPLSVVEVLPNNMRKSNFCENEYVGDTKRIKAQFAGVGGCGILGCKVFNDRVRSEAPEVLKGERAVESSKRQGNDEGSSNLTQSSHQSLTVGSEVARCKTSFVAMPYLSYGAGSSAFLPSAETNFPNQSGSALTNIPRPLNAKEGELNTEVPHGARTHLGLAKSQRGTRGLADANMTSLKRKLEELISSRRADMNELKSKWTRTEEEYGSVVRAIREGISFPPEKVAEVEGLCKEVKQILLVPGRFRQEATVRCRKTSPSVTIEELVGKETLQKVDEIVCFIMQSKDFVIGVYGMGGVGKTAILRNVYNRLLEYCALDVFWVDVPQDFSVYALQEAIANAVGLDNLSNEKDLKRRASLLCGHLKVKKRPILILDGLWMHFEVKDVGIPVGMGRLGLVVTTRSLDVCRMMLCQKQMKIELLKEEDSWRLFSRTRGFAGELSGQVGQIARSLLNRCSGLPLGIIEIATRTRGAKEHDWRCMLQNLEDFRLELDVFKRLQLSYLNLGNEQVQQCFLHLILCFGDFLSADGRKFCIESLIDEGLLGGIATRNILYERGNEILGKIEGAGLLDFEEGDRCLHPLTRDMALHMVPSTTHMFKAIMGLREIPKDVFWTDRLEKVFLHGNKIEEIPYGISPNCPKLTRLSLHSNSTLAVIHGSFFGHLKGLTVLDLSCTGITELPDSISELESLEALLLQGCSSLRFIPYVGKLRSLRKLDLTECRSLGEVPEGMEMLANLRCLALLLAEIQTLPEGVLGSW; encoded by the exons ATGCCACGCCCACTGAATGCAGAAGAGGAAGAACCCAATACAGAGGTTCCCCAAG GGGAAATGCCGAGAGCATTGGATCCACTTTCAGTTGTTGAGGTTCTGCCTAATAACATGCGGAAGTCTAACTTCTGCGAGAATGAGTACGTTGGAGACACGAAGAGGATCAAGGCGCAGTTTGCTGGGGTAGGAGGATGTGGAATTCTTGGCTGTAAGGTCTTCAATGACCGAGTGAGATCAGAAGCACCAGAGGTGCTGAAGGGTGAAAGAGCAGTGGAATCGAGCAAGAGACAAGGCAATGATGAAGGTTCATCCAACCTCACACAGAGTTCGCATCAGTCCTTGACTGTGGGCAGTGAAGTTGCTCGGTGTAAGACTTCATTTGTTGCCATGCCGTACCTGAGCTATGGTGCAGGTTCGTCAGCCTTTCTTCCATCGGCTGAGACGAATTTTCCCAATCAGTCTGGTTCTGCTTTAACCAACATACCACGCCCGCTGAATGCCAAAGAGGGAGAACTCAATACAGAGGTTCCACATG GTGCGAGAACGCATCTTGGACTGGCTAAGAGTCAACGAGGTACCCGTGGGCTTGCCGACGCGAATATGACGTCTCTCAAAAGAAAGCTAGAAGAACTCATCAGCAGTCGCCGAGCGGACATGAACGAGCTGAAGTCGAAGTGGACGAGGACAGAAGAAGAATATGGGAGTGTGGTTCGGGCAATCAGAGAAGGAATATCTTTTCCACCGGAGAAAGTAGCAGAGGTGGAAGGGCTGTGCAAAGAAGTCAAACAGATTCTTCTAGTTCCAGGAAGATTTCGGCAAGAGGCGACGGTTAGATGTCGCAAAACATCTCCCTCGGTGACAATAGAAGAATTAGTAGGCAAAGAAACTCTGCAGAAGGTGGATGAGATTGTTTGCTTTATAATGCAGAGCAAGGATTTCGTAATTGGTGTTTATGGTATGGGCGGAGTGGGCAAGACGGCCATTTTGAGGAATGTCTATAATAGACTCCTTGAGTATTGTGCATTGGATGTATTCTGGGTTGATGTACCTCAGGATTTTAGTGTTTATGCGCTACAAGAAGCGATTGCCAATGCAGTCGGACtagacaatctttcaaatgaGAAGGACTTGAAAAGAAGGGCGAGCCTATTGTGTGGACATCtgaaggtgaagaagagacCCATCCTTATTTTAGATGGCCTTTGGATGCACTTTGAAGTTAAGGATGTGGGTATTCCGGTTGGAATGGGCAGACTAGGGTTGGTAGTGACAACTCGATCACTAGATGTGTGTCGTATGATGCTCTGTCAAAAGCAAATGAAGATAGAACTTCTCAAGGAGGAAGATTCTTGGAGGTTATTTTCAAGGACGCGTGGCTTTGCGGGAGAACTATCTGGGCAAGTTGGACAAATTGCAAGGTCTCTTCTTAATAGGTGTTCTGGTTTGCCACTTGGGATCATTGAGATTGCAACTCGCACGAGAGGAGCGAAAGAGcatgattggagatgcatgtTGCAAAATTTAGAAGACTTCAGGCTGGAGCTTGACGTGTTCAAGAGACTGCAGCTCAGTTACTTGAACTTGGGTAATGAACAAGTGCAACAGTGTTTCCTGCATTTAATCCTTTGTTTTGGAGATTTCCTTTCAGCAGATGGCAGAAagttttgcatagagtctttgATAGATGAGGGTTTGTTAGGTGGAATTGCCACCAGGAATATACTGTACGAACGGGGTAACGAAATATTGGGTAAAATAGAAGGGGCTGGCCTGTTGGATTTTGAAGAAGGGGATCGGTGTCTACACCCATTGACAAGGGACATGGCATTGCATATGGTGCCGAGCACAACTCACATGTTTAAGGCCATTATGGGTTTGAGAGAAATACCGAAGGACGTATTCTGGACCGATCGTCTAGAGAAAGTCTTTTTACATGgcaacaaaatagaagaaatccCATACGGCATATCGCCAAATTGCCCTAAACTGACGAGGCTGTCTTTGCATAGCAATTCCACCTTGGCAGTCATCCATGGATCTTTCTTTGGACATCTAAAGGGGCTGACTGTTCTAGATCTCAGCTGCACCGGAATCACGGAATTACCGGACTCCATCTCTGAGTTGGAGAGCTTGGAAGCACTGTTACTGCAAGGTTGTTCCTCATTGCGTTTTATTCCTTATGTAGGAAAGTTGCGATCCCTAAGAAAGTTGGACCTCACTGAGTGTAGAAGTCTTGGAGAAGTGCCAGAGGGCATGGAGATGTTGGCAAACCTGAGGTGCCTCGCCCTACTTCTTGCAGAGATCCAGACATTACCGGAGGGAGTGTTGGGAAGCTGGTGA